One part of the Phragmites australis chromosome 3, lpPhrAust1.1, whole genome shotgun sequence genome encodes these proteins:
- the LOC133911597 gene encoding uncharacterized protein LOC133911597, with protein MRIRRYAARLLSSSSGSATTTTNPASPPPPPAASWLHAATEDCCAFCELNRSAPQEGPNAIKHKGHIAGRVPEPEVRGEERVGLAHRPPAPEAKKCKIDHGPHMSEAAVGLVVTRVGSGVSEAAVKLEGAGGFTLASEVDAEPAVNAATFIISDAAIEQDVTCITSAMSESASEPEVTGGDSIVNGSTTELEFLKGVSIANEVATDPEVKKRLSLESKAATVPGVTGMLPEVTGEPFLNNGSGAELEVVGKTFFVNEASIEPELMERDPHVSKAVTDPGATISVPEVAGTGASLVHEAAKLEATGVDYIASEAVSESEDTGRASSNGDGDAALDDTWLPDSDIELDNVQVRNARETVASTVHPYQYDAADVGDFVKSTSNGHVRAKSSTVEKGAPHDTSVAPSVSCVIDIVARSIGRSGRTDVICYSRRRGKRKLELLEVKKENIALDDDVLWDQCEEELALERTDPCESAMSTAGSADVKLADIKRELVDNSATSKVKKMKINRFECNIDYCRMTFKTRAELSVHKKNMCMVKSCSRHFRSHRYLRRHQSVHNDDMPYKCPWEGCSMAFKWSGDRAEHFQVHAGVKPYKCTTPGCSKIYKFISDFSRHRRRCKPRG; from the exons ATGCGCATCCGCCGCTACGCCGcgcgcctcctctcctcctcctcgggctccgccaccaccaccaccaaccccgcctcgcccccgccgccgcccgccgcgtcCTGGCTCCACGCCGCCACCGAAGACTGCTGCGCCTTCTGCGAGCTCAACCGGTCCGCCCCGCAG GAGGGTCCGAACGCAATCAAGCACAAAGGGCACATTGCCGGTCGGGTGCCTGAACCCGAGGTCAGGGGCGAAGAGCGCGTCGGCCTAGCCCATCGGCCGCCCGCTCCGGAAG CTAAAAAATGCAAGATTGATCATGGACCTCATATGAGTGAAGCTGCCGTGGGACTGGTAGTTACAAGGGTTGGTTCTGGGGTTAGCGAAGCTGCCGTGAAGCTGGAAGGTGCAGGAGGATTTACTCTTGCTAGTGAGGTTGATGCTGAGCCTGCAGTTAACGCTGCAACTTTCATTATCAGTGATGCTGCCATTGAGCAGGACGTTACATGTATAACTTCTGCTATGAGTGAATCTGCCTCTGAGCCTGAGGTTACAGGGGGTGATTCTATTGTGAATGGATCAACCACTGAATTAGAATTTTTAAAGGGTGTGTCCATTGCTAATGAAGTGGCTACTGATCCGGAAGTTAAGAAGCGACTTTCTCTTGAGAGTAAAGCTGCTACTGTGCCAGGGGTTACAGGCATGCTGCCAGAAGTTACAGGGGAACCTTTTCTTAACAATGGATCTGGCGCGGAACTGGAAGTTGTAGGGAAAACTTTTTTTGTTAATGAAGCTTCTATTGAGCCAGAACTTATGGAGAGAGATCCTCATGTGAGCAAAGCTGTCACTGATCCAGGAGCTACAATCTCTGTGCCGGAAGTTGCCGGGACAGGAGCTTCTCTTGTGCATGAAGCTGCGAAACTGGAAGCTACAGGGGTGGATTATATTGCTAGTGAAGCTGTTTCAGAATCGGAAGATACTGGCAGAGCTTCTAGCAATGGAGATGGTGATGCTGCTTTAGACGATACATGGCTGCCTGATAGCGATATTGAGTTAGACAATGTGCAGGTCAGAAATGCTAGAGAGACTGTTGCCAGCACAGTGCATCCTTATCAATAtgatgcagcagatgttggtgaTTTTGTGAAATCCACAAGCAACGGTCATGTTAGAGCCAAAAGTTCGACTGTTGAGAAAGGAGCACCACATGATACATCTGTTGCACCCAGTGTTTCATGTGTAATAGACATAGTGGCTAGAAGCATCGGTAGGTCAGGGAGAACAGATGTTATATGTTATTCTAGGCGCAGGGGTAAAAGGAAGCTGGAGCTGCTGGAGGTAAAGAAAGAAAACATTGCATTGGATGATGATGTTCTATGGGATCAATGCGAGGAAGAGTTGGCACTGGAGAGAACTGATCCTTGTGAGAGTGCAATGTCAACAGCTGGATCTGCAGATGTTAAACTTGCCGACATAAAGAGAGAACTTGTGGATAATTCAGCCACAAGCAAGGTTAAAAAGATGAAAATAAACAGATTTGAATGCAATATTGATTACTGCCGCATGACATTCAAGACAAGAGCAGAGCTTTCTGTCCACAAGAAAAACATGTGCATGGTCAAGTCGTGTAGCAGACATTTCAGATCCCACAGATACCTGAGGCGTCACCAGAGTGTTCACAACGATGATATGCCTTACAAATGTCCATGGGAGGGTTGCAGTATGGCGTTCAAGTGGTCTGGGGATCGGGCTGAGCATTTCCAGGTCCATGCTGGGGTGAAGCCTTATAAATGCACAACACCTGGGTGCAGCAAGATATATAAGTTTATTTCAGACTTTAGCCGGCACAGGAGGAGGTGCAAACCTCGGGGGTAA
- the LOC133910431 gene encoding zinc finger protein GIS3-like, which translates to MERGSNSKEAPVALEGAGGDVVDAAPAGSSRPYHECHFCKHGFTTAQALGGHMNIHRRDRARLPGRDRDTRTGMASAASRNTEGYSQYRHQGYPPAPPMSSSYAMYYPGAPYAAGETLGAGSPSPRELSLFGAGGTQDHDLSLGLGWHGHGCQGSSMLEGSEWQAGETPERNLDLELRLGRHPGWK; encoded by the coding sequence ATGGAGCGCGGCAGCAACAGCAAGGAGGCGCCGGTGGCCTTAGAGGGGGCTGGGGGCGACGTAGTCGACGCGGCGCCGGCTGGCAGCAGCCGGCCGTACCATGAGTGCCACTTCTGCAAGCACGGGTTCACCACGGCGCAGGCGCTGGGCGGGCACATGAACATCCACCGCCGCGACCGCGCCAGGCTCCCCGGCCGCGACCGCGACACGCGCACTGGCATGGCCTCGGCGGCGTCCCGGAACACCGAGGGCTACAGCCAGTACCGCCACCAGGGGTATCCACCGGCGCCGCCGATGAGCAGCAGCTACGCCATGTACTACCCTGGGGCGCCGTATGCGGCCGGGGAGACCCTGGGCGCTGGCAGCCCTAGCCCGAGGGAGCTGAGCCTGTTCGGTGCGGGGGGCACTCAAGATCACGACTTGAGCCTGGGCCTCGGGTGGCATGGGCACGGTTGCCAGGGGTCGAGCATGCTGGAAGGGTCGGAGTGGCAGGCCGGCGAGACGCCGGAGAGGAACCTGGACTTGGAGCTCAGGCTCGGGCGCCACCCCGGCTGGAAGTGA
- the LOC133910887 gene encoding LOB domain-containing protein 16-like — MATSAGGGAPGSPCGACKFLRRKCSAECVFAPHFCAEDGPAQFAAIHKVFGASNAAKLLQQVAPGDRSEAAATVTYEAQARLRDPIYGCVAHIFALQQQVATLQMQVLQAKAQVAQTMAAGSPLLQRWPMEPESLSTQSSGCYSAPSCDGSASLQEMYCFGEQEEGSYTR, encoded by the exons ATGGCAACCTCGGCTGGTGGCGGCGCGCCCGGCTCGCCGTGCGGGGCGTGCAAGTTCCTGCGGCGCAAGTGCTCCGCGGAGTGCGTGTTCGCGCCCCACTTCTGCGCGGAGGACGGGCCGGCGCAGTTCGCGGCCATCCACAAGGTGTTCGGCGCCAGCAACGCGGCCAAGCTGCTGCAGCAGGTGGCCCCCGGCGACCGGAGCGAGGCGGCGGCCACCGTCACGTACGAGGCGCAGGCCAGGCTGCGCGACCCCATCTACGGCTGCGTCGCCCACATCTTCGCGCTGCAGCAGCAG GTGGCGACCTTGCAGATGCAGGTGCTGCAGGCGAAGGCGCAGGTTGCCCAGACGATGGCGGCGGGCAGCCCTCTCCTGCAGCGGTGGCCGATGGAACCCGAGTCGCTGTCGACGCAGAGCTCCGGGTGCTACAGCGCGCCGAGCTGCGACGGGTCGGCGTCGCTGCAGGAGATGTACTGCTTCGGCGAGCAGGAGGAAGGCAGCTACACGAGATGA
- the LOC133910888 gene encoding LOB domain-containing protein CRL1-like, with protein sequence MTGFGSPCGACKFLRRKCVRGCVFAPYFCHEQGAAHFAAIHKVFGASNVSKLLAHLPLADRPEAAVTISYEAQARLRDPIYGCVAHIFALQQQVMTLQAQLVSLQAQAAQGQGVHEDAKGYMGSAAEQLGYGYPWCNSNGGGGGPVSAPAAQPCAYINGGNESLTALLGSDYMQQSLYHAFEQAGAADDGRQAAVAYEAAESSSFGADESGWRPSSGYQDCEDLQSVAYAYLNHRS encoded by the exons ATGACGGGGTTCGGATCGCCGTGCGGAGCGTGCAAGTTTTTGCGGCGCAAGTGCGTGCGCGGGTGCGTGTTCGCGCCCTACTTCTGCCACGAGCAGGGCGCGGCGCACTTCGCCGCGATCCACAAGGTGTTCGGCGCCAGCAACGTGTCCAAGCTCCTCGCACACCTGCCGCTCGCCGACCGCCCCGAGGCCGCCGTCACCATCTCCTACGAGGCGCAGGCGCGACTCCGCGACCCCATCTACGGCTGCGTCGCACACATCTTCGCGCTCCAGCAGCAG GTGATGACGCTGCAAGCGCAGCTGGTGTCGCTCCAGGCGCAGGCGGCGCAGGGGCAAGGCGTGCACGAGGACGCCAAGGGCTACATGGGCAGCGCGGCGGAGCAGCTAGGGTACGGCTACCCCTGGTGCAACAgcaatggaggaggagggggccCCGTGAGCGCGCCGGCCGCGCAGCCGTGCGCGTACATCAATGGCGGCAACGAGTCCTTGACCGCCCTGCTGGGGTCGGACTACATGCAGCAGTCGCTGTACCACGCGTTCGAGCAAGCCGGTGCGGCCGACGACGGCCGGCAGGCTGCAGTGGCCTACGAAGCGGCGGAGTCGTCGTCGTTCGGGGCGGACGAAAGCGGCTGGCGGCCGTCGTCGGGGTACCAAGACTGCGAGGACCTGCAGAGCGTGGCTTATGCTTACCTGAATCATCGCTCGTAA